Proteins found in one Exiguobacterium sp. 9-2 genomic segment:
- a CDS encoding alanine/glycine:cation symporter family protein, with amino-acid sequence MGNSFSDWISTVSNLVWGPPLLILLVGTGIYLTIRLGFIQITKLPYALKLAFSKHQDDKSEGDISHFQALMTALAATVGTGNIVGVATAVVLGGPGAIVWMWLSGLFGMATKYAEAILAVKYRVVDENGQMAGGPMYYLERGLKQKWLGVLFAAFASIAAFGIGNGVQTNSVALAMKSTFDVPLYVTGIVLMVLTGVVILGGVKSIGKVVSLFVPFMIFFYVGSGLLILVMNYDLIPGAISTIFSSTFSSEAITGGAIGAAIRYGVARGVFSNEAGLGSAPIAAAAAKTDFPGRQALVSMTQVFLDTLVVCSITGLTLVMGGQLDTKLQGVELTTASFEVFLGPAGKYIVTIGLVMFAYSTVLGWSYYGEKSIYYLFGQKSILPYRILFVLVAGAGAMTTNLNMVWAISDVFNGLMAIPNLIGLIGLSGVVIAETRLFREQLRREEANRKVS; translated from the coding sequence ATGGGAAATTCATTTAGTGACTGGATCAGTACGGTGTCCAATCTTGTTTGGGGACCACCGTTACTTATTCTGTTGGTCGGTACGGGGATTTACTTGACGATTCGCTTAGGATTCATTCAAATTACCAAACTACCGTATGCGCTGAAGCTCGCGTTTTCAAAGCATCAGGACGATAAGTCGGAAGGCGACATCAGTCACTTTCAAGCATTGATGACGGCACTGGCTGCGACCGTCGGTACGGGGAATATCGTTGGTGTCGCAACCGCCGTCGTCCTCGGCGGACCGGGTGCGATCGTTTGGATGTGGTTGTCCGGTCTATTCGGGATGGCGACGAAGTATGCGGAAGCAATCCTTGCCGTCAAGTACCGTGTCGTTGATGAAAATGGACAGATGGCAGGGGGGCCAATGTATTATCTCGAGCGTGGGCTGAAGCAGAAATGGCTGGGTGTCTTGTTTGCCGCATTCGCTTCAATCGCTGCGTTCGGGATCGGGAACGGGGTCCAGACGAATTCGGTCGCCCTCGCGATGAAATCAACGTTCGATGTGCCACTTTACGTGACGGGGATCGTATTGATGGTACTGACAGGCGTCGTCATTCTTGGTGGGGTCAAATCAATCGGAAAAGTTGTCAGTTTGTTTGTTCCGTTTATGATTTTCTTCTATGTTGGAAGTGGATTACTGATTCTCGTCATGAACTATGACTTGATTCCAGGTGCGATTTCGACGATCTTCAGCAGCACGTTCTCAAGCGAAGCAATTACGGGTGGCGCGATCGGGGCGGCGATTCGTTATGGTGTCGCGCGTGGTGTCTTCTCAAATGAAGCGGGTCTTGGTTCAGCACCGATTGCAGCCGCTGCAGCGAAAACGGACTTCCCAGGACGTCAAGCGCTCGTTTCGATGACGCAGGTGTTTTTAGATACATTGGTCGTCTGTTCGATCACAGGTTTGACGCTCGTCATGGGAGGACAACTTGATACGAAGTTACAAGGCGTTGAATTGACGACAGCAAGCTTCGAGGTCTTCCTCGGTCCTGCCGGAAAATACATCGTCACGATTGGACTCGTCATGTTTGCTTATTCGACTGTTCTTGGCTGGTCGTATTATGGCGAAAAATCAATCTATTATCTATTCGGTCAAAAATCGATCCTCCCATACCGTATCCTGTTCGTCTTAGTCGCCGGAGCGGGTGCGATGACGACGAACTTGAACATGGTCTGGGCGATTTCCGATGTCTTTAATGGATTGATGGCGATTCCGAACTTAATCGGTTTGATTGGATTGTCCGGTGTCGTCATTGCTGAGACAAGACTGTTCCGCGAACAGTTGAGACGAGAAGAAGCGAATCGGAAAGTTTCGTAG
- a CDS encoding DUF6612 family protein, which yields MKKTRWVAAGIVAASIGLAGCQDGQTDSGSGSGSGSTKSGELSNTELLNKATAAQKDIKSFHMEGTVNSKAGEMAVDQKVSADIIQKPLTMHQTMTMKNPQDGKDMSIESYIVDDKMYLSQNGQWLVQDVSELGDMVEAMESSASTDQNLKLLKKYKDNWTAKKEGDVYQIDVKLKGDDLKAFMKDSLEQTGQMAQMKDAMDSIDYKKMNYTMTYDAKTFYPKSLDMDMVFAIEKDTEFNMKNESTFSKFNEISEIKLPAEAKDAQPLTGAAQ from the coding sequence ATGAAGAAAACAAGGTGGGTAGCAGCTGGGATCGTCGCAGCATCGATTGGACTAGCTGGATGTCAAGATGGGCAGACAGATTCGGGTAGTGGCAGTGGGTCTGGTTCGACGAAGTCGGGGGAACTCTCGAATACAGAATTACTGAATAAAGCGACAGCCGCTCAAAAAGATATTAAATCGTTCCACATGGAGGGGACAGTCAATTCAAAAGCAGGTGAGATGGCAGTAGATCAGAAGGTATCAGCCGATATCATCCAGAAGCCGCTTACGATGCATCAAACGATGACGATGAAAAATCCACAGGACGGTAAGGACATGTCGATCGAGAGCTATATCGTCGACGATAAGATGTATCTATCGCAAAACGGACAATGGCTCGTTCAAGATGTCTCGGAGCTAGGTGATATGGTTGAGGCGATGGAGTCATCGGCATCGACGGATCAAAATCTCAAGCTACTGAAAAAGTACAAAGACAACTGGACCGCCAAAAAAGAGGGTGACGTTTATCAAATCGACGTCAAACTAAAAGGGGACGACCTCAAAGCATTCATGAAGGATTCGCTCGAGCAGACAGGACAGATGGCACAGATGAAAGATGCGATGGACAGCATCGATTACAAGAAAATGAATTACACGATGACGTATGATGCGAAAACATTCTATCCGAAATCACTCGATATGGACATGGTGTTTGCGATTGAAAAAGATACCGAGTTCAATATGAAGAACGAGTCGACGTTCTCAAAATTCAATGAGATCAGCGAAATCAAATTACCTGCGGAAGCAAAAGATGCACAACCGCTCACAGGTGCAGCACAATAA
- the ribH gene encoding 6,7-dimethyl-8-ribityllumazine synthase, producing MIYEGFLTGEGLRVAIVAARFNELITSKLVGGANDAFRRHGVAADAVDTAWVPGAFEIPLVAEKLAKSGKYDAVITLGAVIRGATSHYDYVCNEVAKGVASASRDTGVPIIFGVLTTDSIEQAVERAGTKAGNKGYEAAVSAIEMANLLRTI from the coding sequence ATGATTTACGAAGGTTTCTTAACGGGAGAAGGACTACGCGTCGCAATCGTCGCAGCACGTTTTAATGAATTGATCACATCAAAACTCGTCGGAGGAGCAAACGACGCGTTCCGTCGTCACGGTGTTGCGGCGGATGCTGTAGATACAGCATGGGTTCCTGGAGCATTTGAAATTCCACTCGTTGCGGAAAAGTTAGCGAAAAGCGGTAAGTATGATGCGGTCATCACACTGGGTGCCGTCATCCGCGGAGCAACATCACACTATGACTATGTCTGTAACGAAGTCGCGAAAGGTGTCGCGAGTGCGTCGCGTGATACAGGCGTACCCATCATCTTCGGTGTCCTGACGACGGATTCGATCGAGCAAGCGGTCGAACGTGCCGGTACGAAAGCTGGAAATAAAGGCTACGAAGCTGCCGTTTCCGCGATTGAGATGGCGAATCTTTTACGCACGATCTAA
- the ribA gene encoding GTP cyclohydrolase II, which produces MNGFDLIEDAIEDLKNGRPIIVCDDEDRENEGDLVMLAEHATPENINFMITYGKGLVCVPVSPRIAQRLELAPMTANNTDPHGTAFTLSIDHEEAKTGISAEERSLTIQRMLTDGPERFKRPGHIFPLIAKEGGVRERRGHTEAGVDLARLAGSDEIAVICEIIKEDGTMARVDDLLLYKEEHDLKLITIEEIVAYLERPLKREAEVLLPTTFGAFRMIGYTTQDKKEHVAVLSGEAHDGMLVRLHSECLTGDVFGSKRCDCGPQLDAALERIEREGGAVLYLRQEGRGIGLMAKLKAYELQEQGLDTVEANHALGYPTDMRDYTVAANMLRDLGVTKIRLMTNNPDKQRVLEQEGIEVIERVPHQVPVEPENQRYLKTKQTKLGHWLDIQGGHTS; this is translated from the coding sequence ATGAACGGATTCGACTTGATTGAAGACGCGATAGAAGATTTGAAGAACGGACGACCGATCATCGTCTGTGATGACGAGGATCGTGAGAATGAGGGCGATCTCGTCATGCTCGCGGAACACGCGACACCGGAAAACATCAATTTCATGATCACATACGGAAAAGGACTCGTCTGTGTACCAGTCAGTCCGCGGATCGCACAGCGACTCGAACTTGCTCCGATGACAGCGAATAATACAGATCCGCACGGGACAGCATTTACGCTCAGCATCGATCATGAAGAGGCAAAGACCGGCATCAGTGCTGAGGAACGGTCGCTAACGATTCAGCGGATGCTGACGGATGGACCGGAACGTTTCAAACGACCTGGTCACATCTTCCCATTGATCGCCAAAGAGGGCGGTGTCCGGGAGCGACGTGGACATACGGAAGCGGGTGTCGATCTTGCCCGTCTTGCCGGTAGCGATGAGATCGCCGTCATCTGTGAAATCATTAAGGAAGACGGCACGATGGCACGGGTCGATGATCTACTTCTCTATAAGGAAGAACATGATTTAAAACTGATTACGATCGAAGAAATCGTCGCGTATCTTGAGCGACCGTTGAAGCGGGAGGCGGAAGTGTTGCTTCCGACGACGTTCGGAGCCTTTCGGATGATTGGCTATACGACACAAGATAAGAAAGAACATGTCGCTGTCTTATCCGGTGAAGCGCACGACGGGATGCTCGTCCGTCTGCACTCGGAATGTCTGACAGGGGATGTCTTCGGTTCGAAACGTTGCGATTGTGGTCCACAACTCGATGCGGCACTTGAGCGAATCGAACGAGAAGGTGGAGCCGTCTTGTATCTACGTCAGGAAGGACGCGGCATCGGTCTGATGGCGAAGTTGAAAGCGTACGAGTTGCAGGAACAAGGACTCGATACAGTCGAAGCGAACCATGCACTCGGTTATCCGACAGACATGCGTGATTATACGGTCGCGGCCAACATGTTGCGTGATCTTGGCGTGACGAAGATTCGCTTGATGACGAACAATCCAGACAAACAACGGGTGCTCGAGCAAGAGGGGATTGAAGTCATCGAACGTGTTCCCCATCAAGTACCCGTTGAACCGGAAAATCAGCGTTATCTGAAAACAAAACAAACGAAACTCGGGCACTGGCTCGATATCCAAGGAGGACACACATCATGA
- the ribE gene encoding riboflavin synthase has protein sequence MFTGLIEEVGTLKRKIPRPNGLALEIEAHRVLEGTKIGDSIAVDGICLTVTSMSPTGFTADAVHDTIRSTALGTYRVGSPLQLERAMPADGRFGGHFVSGHIDGTARLISRRPDGEAMVYTFDVGSWQKYCIPKGSIAINGTSLTLQRVTPETISISLIPHSRQVTTFDRLASGAVVNIECDMMAKHLYHFTQHEKQTDWAAFLGGDM, from the coding sequence ATGTTCACCGGATTGATTGAGGAAGTCGGGACCTTAAAACGAAAGATTCCGCGACCGAATGGATTAGCACTTGAAATTGAAGCGCACCGGGTGCTCGAAGGAACGAAGATTGGTGACAGCATCGCCGTCGACGGGATTTGTTTGACGGTCACGTCAATGAGCCCAACCGGTTTTACGGCGGATGCTGTCCATGATACGATCCGTTCTACAGCCCTCGGCACGTACCGCGTCGGAAGCCCATTGCAACTCGAACGGGCGATGCCGGCAGACGGTCGTTTCGGCGGTCATTTCGTCAGTGGACATATCGACGGAACAGCGCGGCTGATCAGTCGGCGACCGGATGGAGAAGCGATGGTGTATACGTTTGATGTCGGATCGTGGCAAAAGTATTGTATTCCGAAAGGCTCGATTGCAATCAACGGCACGAGCCTGACGTTGCAACGCGTCACGCCGGAAACGATCTCGATTTCATTGATTCCGCACTCACGTCAAGTGACGACGTTTGATCGATTGGCAAGCGGCGCAGTCGTCAATATCGAGTGTGACATGATGGCGAAACATCTCTATCATTTCACGCAGCATGAGAAGCAGACGGACTGGGCAGCATTCTTAGGAGGCGACATGTAA
- the ribD gene encoding bifunctional diaminohydroxyphosphoribosylaminopyrimidine deaminase/5-amino-6-(5-phosphoribosylamino)uracil reductase RibD produces the protein MSQMMSYAMQLAHMLNGQTSPNPSVGCVIVKQGRIIGFGAHRFAGGPHAEVEALRMAGEAARGADLYVTLEPCNHHGKTPPCTEAILQAGIKRVFVATEDKHAIVAGSGIKRLQDAGIEVEVGLLRHEAEVLYETFWKTIERKRPTVTVKIAQTMNGIAATGEQRWITSEEARANGRALRGRHDAILVGSETVLVDDPALTLRAVSGIEPIRVIVDRRGRVPETAQVFCDGKNPTYWLTSVPRISHDQVTVLVGEYETPEAILKRLYEQDIRSVLIEGGPTIQATFFEADLVDQIEVYQAPSIFEGTAWNGRHDIEERFQIDQIETVGPDLHLTYIRKEETICSPD, from the coding sequence ATGTCACAGATGATGAGTTATGCCATGCAATTAGCACATATGTTAAACGGACAAACAAGTCCGAATCCAAGTGTCGGTTGTGTCATCGTCAAACAAGGACGCATCATCGGTTTTGGTGCGCACCGGTTTGCCGGTGGTCCGCACGCGGAAGTCGAAGCCTTGCGAATGGCAGGAGAGGCCGCCCGTGGTGCTGATCTCTACGTGACGCTTGAGCCATGCAACCATCATGGTAAGACACCACCATGTACGGAAGCGATTCTACAAGCCGGGATCAAACGGGTTTTCGTCGCAACGGAAGACAAACATGCGATTGTCGCTGGTTCAGGGATCAAACGGCTTCAAGACGCGGGAATCGAAGTCGAAGTCGGCTTGTTACGGCATGAAGCGGAAGTCCTCTACGAGACATTTTGGAAAACGATCGAACGGAAACGTCCGACCGTGACCGTCAAAATCGCTCAGACGATGAACGGGATCGCGGCAACGGGGGAACAGCGCTGGATCACGTCAGAAGAAGCACGCGCGAATGGTCGCGCCCTGCGTGGTCGCCATGATGCGATCCTCGTCGGAAGTGAAACGGTGCTCGTCGATGATCCAGCACTGACTTTACGCGCAGTGTCAGGCATCGAGCCGATTCGAGTAATCGTCGATCGCCGTGGTCGGGTGCCAGAGACCGCGCAAGTCTTTTGCGATGGAAAAAATCCAACGTACTGGCTGACGAGTGTTCCTCGGATAAGTCATGATCAAGTGACGGTGCTCGTCGGTGAATATGAGACGCCGGAAGCGATTCTTAAACGCTTATACGAACAAGACATCCGCAGCGTTTTGATTGAAGGTGGACCAACGATTCAAGCCACATTCTTTGAAGCAGATCTCGTCGACCAGATTGAAGTCTACCAAGCCCCGTCGATTTTTGAAGGGACTGCCTGGAACGGACGACATGATATCGAAGAACGTTTTCAAATCGATCAGATTGAAACGGTCGGACCGGATCTCCATCTGACGTACATCCGAAAGGAGGAGACGATATGTTCACCGGATTGA
- a CDS encoding M20 family metallopeptidase, producing MTTPVRTTWVETIEQDIEQKRESYLETSHRIHATPEIGNEEFFASRLHAERLTAEGFTVELGVAGHETAFFAKKSSDRPGATIAFLAEYDALPGIGHACGHNIIGTTSVAAAIAVSKVLDEVGGSVVVLGTPAEEGGPNGSAKGSFVKHQLLEGIDAALMVHPSGQTRITGSSLAVDPLDFAFTGRPAHAAATPEEGINALDAVIQLFNGINALRQQLPDDVRIHGIITHGGDAPNIIPEYAKARFFIRATTRERLNAVTEKVKAVAQGAALATGATLDVIAFQNEVDNLVFNRTFDRLFQEEAEALGQIVHLDERPGLGSTDAGNISQVIPTIHPYIKIGPDDLVAHTEAFKEAARSEAGDEALIAGAKILARTALRVLADERTRGAIAQEFHDRKNGYL from the coding sequence ATGACGACACCAGTACGCACGACATGGGTAGAGACGATTGAACAGGACATCGAACAAAAACGGGAATCGTATCTTGAGACGAGCCACCGGATTCATGCGACGCCGGAAATCGGTAACGAGGAATTCTTTGCTTCGCGACTACATGCAGAGCGTTTGACGGCAGAAGGCTTTACAGTAGAACTCGGCGTCGCAGGGCACGAGACCGCATTCTTCGCGAAGAAGTCAAGCGACCGACCTGGCGCGACAATTGCCTTTCTCGCTGAGTACGATGCGTTGCCGGGTATCGGACACGCATGCGGTCATAATATCATCGGAACGACGAGTGTCGCAGCGGCGATTGCGGTCAGCAAAGTGCTTGATGAAGTCGGTGGGAGTGTCGTCGTGCTTGGAACGCCAGCCGAAGAAGGTGGGCCGAACGGAAGTGCGAAAGGCAGTTTCGTCAAACACCAGTTGCTTGAAGGAATCGATGCGGCCTTGATGGTCCACCCGTCCGGACAAACGCGGATCACGGGGTCCTCGCTTGCGGTCGATCCGCTCGATTTTGCCTTTACGGGTCGTCCCGCGCACGCAGCGGCGACACCTGAAGAAGGTATCAACGCTCTCGACGCTGTCATTCAGCTCTTCAATGGGATCAACGCCTTACGTCAGCAGTTACCGGATGATGTCCGGATCCACGGGATCATCACGCATGGTGGCGATGCGCCGAATATCATTCCGGAATACGCAAAAGCACGTTTCTTCATTCGGGCGACGACACGGGAACGGCTGAATGCCGTCACGGAGAAAGTCAAAGCGGTCGCGCAAGGTGCGGCACTTGCGACCGGGGCGACGCTTGACGTCATCGCTTTCCAAAATGAAGTCGACAATCTCGTCTTCAACCGGACGTTTGATCGTCTCTTCCAAGAAGAAGCAGAGGCGCTTGGGCAAATCGTGCACCTCGACGAACGACCGGGTCTTGGATCGACGGACGCGGGTAACATCAGTCAAGTCATCCCGACAATCCATCCGTATATCAAGATTGGTCCGGACGATCTCGTCGCCCATACAGAAGCATTCAAAGAAGCCGCCCGTTCGGAAGCGGGGGATGAAGCGTTGATCGCAGGCGCTAAAATCCTCGCACGGACAGCACTTCGCGTCCTCGCTGATGAACGGACACGCGGAGCGATTGCCCAAGAATTCCACGATCGGAAGAACGGGTATTTGTAA
- a CDS encoding MetQ/NlpA family ABC transporter substrate-binding protein, which yields MKKAVAIGATLTTILFAGCSASGEEEKTIKLGVSGSDTQVWDYVAKKAEKEGIKIELVKFSDYVQPNMALAEGEIDANAFQTISYFNAFKKEHKLKLSPIATTVIAPMGIYSDKYKDVKDIPVGGKIAVPNEATNMGRAFLLLQEAGLIKLPDDFDGNGSVDKIVENPKKLKIVPIVAGQTPRVLPDVAASIINNGIAVDAGLNPIKDSIVHENETAKPYINIIATRTEDKNKKELKKIASLYQQKDVAAFIKKEYKGSSIPTFVPLSDIGE from the coding sequence ATGAAAAAAGCAGTAGCGATTGGGGCAACATTAACGACGATTTTATTTGCCGGGTGCTCAGCATCAGGAGAAGAAGAAAAGACGATCAAGCTCGGGGTCAGTGGTTCAGACACTCAAGTGTGGGATTACGTCGCGAAAAAAGCGGAAAAGGAGGGCATCAAAATCGAGCTCGTCAAGTTCTCCGATTATGTCCAGCCGAACATGGCACTGGCTGAGGGTGAGATCGACGCCAATGCCTTCCAGACGATTTCCTACTTCAACGCCTTCAAGAAGGAACATAAGTTGAAGCTGTCGCCGATTGCGACGACCGTCATTGCACCGATGGGCATTTACTCAGATAAATATAAGGACGTCAAAGATATTCCAGTCGGTGGCAAAATCGCTGTTCCGAACGAAGCGACGAACATGGGACGTGCCTTCTTGTTACTACAAGAAGCAGGTTTGATCAAATTACCGGACGACTTCGACGGCAATGGATCGGTCGATAAGATCGTTGAAAATCCGAAGAAACTGAAAATCGTTCCGATCGTCGCTGGACAAACGCCACGCGTCTTACCGGACGTCGCTGCATCGATCATCAATAACGGTATTGCTGTTGACGCAGGACTAAATCCGATCAAGGACTCGATCGTCCATGAGAACGAGACAGCAAAACCATACATCAACATCATCGCGACACGGACGGAAGACAAGAACAAAAAAGAACTGAAAAAGATCGCGTCGCTTTACCAACAAAAAGATGTCGCGGCTTTCATCAAAAAAGAATATAAAGGTAGCTCGATCCCGACGTTCGTTCCACTAAGCGACATCGGCGAATAA